TCCTTCAGCAAAGTTAGCAATTACGTCAATAAATTTATCTGAATTTGGTAATCCAGTCATCTTTGCAATTTCTTTTGCTTTATTTATGGCCTCTTTTGGAATTTTATATTCGTATTCCTCTTTCTCTGAAAAAAGTTTCATCCAGTCATGAAAGAAACCACCAAAGAACGCTAAGCTTTTGTAATCGATGTTATATAGATGTTCTAGAAGAGCAACTCCATCTTTATCAATGTTTCTTATTTCGTCTAAGATTGCTAGAGATAATGTACCCACGGAGATGGAATGAAATATAAATGACTGAGGGGACTTCTCTTTAGCTTCTCTAATAGCCTCCCTAAATTTCACCAGCTCAAGCGATTTTTGTACAAGCGCTATTAAGTCATCGTAATAGCTCAAATTCATTATTTACCATTTACACCTATAGGTAAATAAATTTTTTATCAATTTTTACGTTGTTGGCTTTTTCGTGGTGCATATTAGACTCTCCGTGAGAATTACACTTTGCGTGATACTCTGTTTAGTACCTGGATTATCTTTTTTACAAAGTGTATATTTGTTTCATTAAATTTCCTCTAGACTAATAGCTTATATAAAGTTTCACTTCATGTGAAAATTTATGTCCATGGCATTTAATCTATAATAAATACCTTTTATAGGTTTGTTAGGTATAACCGATTCAGTAGATAGTTTAACTGTTAAAAATCTAAAAAGATAAACGTCCTTAAAAACTTAATATATCATGCAAGGACTTCTTAATACATGATAGTATTTCACAACAAAATAGAAACTTACGTCTCTTTTTCACTTTTCTGAAACATTGCTTATAGATTGCTCTTACTTCCATCTTTCTTTTAGGACTATGTGAAAGTTTAATTAAAATATTTGGATATATTATTAAAGTCGCACCATTGCTAACAATAAGGAAAATGTTTATGAAATTATAACTTCAGTTAACTAAAATATTTGGGGAAATAGAGAAAAGAGACGTAATTTAGTAGCAGGAGCTGACCTTGGTGAAAAAATAAGGAATACACTATACATATAAGCTTCTTTATTCAATATCTCTTGATAAAGATGAAGAGATAAAACAACCTTCTCATTATCAGATTAACATCCCCCCAACCTCTCAAGACTACTTTTATCTATTCGCTTTTAGACCTGGGGGGATAAAAGGGATATGGTGCAGTGGAGGAGAAGACGACTTCTTCACACTTTTAAGAAACTTCGAATACGATGAGGAGAGAGAATGTTTTAAGGAAACACCTTCAAAACAAAATCCAGAAGTGTTGGTAAACGATGGTAGTCTTCAATACTTTTCTAACCCCGTAAAATTCTCAGAGTTCTTAAAAGCAAAACCCTTCATCATAATCTCTGATAAAAAGGTTTCTATGAAAAAAATGAAAGATCTATATGACGCTTTCACAATAGTCATAAAAAGGGACGACATACAGGAATGGGAGAACTTCACAGAAATGGCTAGACTCATATCCACTTATGCTTCCGCATTAGTAGCATGTGAAGGAAGAAACAGAAACAAGTGCGATGCAGTTGATGCGTTACTACTTTTCATTTAACCTAATCAACACACTCACGAATATAGTTTCATCAAGCATGCCTTATGGGGCTTATATGGTTTAGTACGTTCTTTTTACTACAGAGAGTATAATAACATAAGTTTTGGAAAACCCCACAATGTCATTTAGATTCATTTTTACTTAATTTTTTTCCTCTGAAACATATCGAATAAGAACGTACTTGATATACTCCTAGTTATTTTTATTCTTAATGTCCTTTAAAACTTCATTTTAATACTGATTAACTAGTTTGTGGAGTTTCTCTAGAGTTAAGGTTAAAATGGCATAATACCAATGATAATCATGTCCTCTGAGGAAAGGAGATACACTAGAGATTGGTCAAAGTACGACGAGAACCTCATAACTAGATACGAGATGATATTCCCCTACTACGTGTTTGAACATTGGTACGAACTTCTAGAGGAGGATAACAAGAAGGCAAAAACAAGACCCTACAAAGCACCACTCATGTTCAACCAATTCCTAGCCTTCCTCTACGTATTCTTCACATACAGAGAAATAGAGGGAATTCTGAGAGCACTATACAAAATGGGAATAATACCAGTATACCTAGACTACAAGACAATCCACCTAAGACTAAAAAACATGCAACTAGACTTCAACAAAGTCAAGGATGAAGTAGAACTAATAAGCGACGGCACGGGAATAAGCGTTGAACAAGGAGGTAGGTACATAAGGGCAAAGTGGAAAAAGGGAGGAAAGGGAAAGTTCCTCAAAATAGTAGTTCACGTTGATGCTAATTCCATGAAGGTTTTGAAGGCTGAGGTTGAGAACTCTGAAGTTAAGTCGGCAGTTAAGGTAATTAAGGAGGTAAGTGAAGGGGGTGGGAGGGTTACGAAGTTTTATGGGGATAAGGCTTATGATTCTAATGCTATTTATGATCTAGTTCCTGAGGTTGTGATTCCGCCTAAGAGGTCGGCTAATGTGGATAGGGCTAGTCCGAGGAGGCGTGATACTATTTTAGAGTATAGGGAGTCGCCACGTGATTGGAGTAGGAAAAGGGGTTATGGTAAGAGGTGGAGGGTTGAGGTTGTGATATCTGCTGTGAAGAGGATGTTTGGTGATGGGATTCGCGCTAGGGGTGTTCTTCAAGGTAAGGCTGCTCTTTTGAAGTTTTGGGTTTATCACGTTATGAGGGAGATGGCTGATTTCTTGGTGGGTGAGGTTCACGCGGTTCGCGTGGCGTAGCGTGTTATTTAATGAGTTTAGTCTAGAGTAAATTTAGTGAAACAAATTTATACTTCGCAAAGAGATAATTCAGATACTACACACACTACTGATTAACATTAGTTTGTGGATTTTCTGAAAATTGAAGCTATTCTCTTTATTAAGACTATTCATAGAATTATCGTCTAGTTTCCAAATGATACACACACTAGCTTAACATTCACTCTTTTCAATTCGTTAAAAATTTATATAACTACGTGATATAGAATCCCTTATGAAAGCTTTGTTTTACATTGCAGGTGATATAAGTAATTATAGTGTAATAACTTACAGATACAACAACGATAGTCAAAGTACCTTTTTCGCAGCACATGCTCTTTATAAAATATTTAATACAGATAAGGTAGTGGGTTTGTTACCAGATTCTTTAATATCATTTGATCAAAATAAATTTACTCCAGATCAATTAAAGGAAGCTTATAAGCAACTAATTAGAGATAGAGCTAATGAATTAAAATATAATTCTCATGAAATTGAGGATTTTTTACAAAAATTAGAGATTTATGTTATCCCAAACACGGGGATTGGAAGTGCTTTAGAGTTAGAAATAAAAGAAGACAATAAGGCAGTGATCAAAAGGGATGAGAATAATAGGCTGAAAAGAACGTCTTATTCGGAAAACAGAAACCCCGTTTTCATTTTTAATGTGATATATTCAATATTCAAAAAGTACCATGATAAGGGATATGAAATAATTTTGGACTTAACTCATGGTACCAATGTGTTGGTTGGCATTTCTTTAGCTTTAGCTTCCATGTTTAATTCCAAAGTATATGCTGCTCCAGTCATGGGACCACCAGGGACTCAGAAGGAGGTAAATATCGTGGAGTTAACTGACGTTATTGAGGCTATGAGAAACTCAATAATGATTGAAGAGTCAATTATGAACGTTGATGAAAGATATTTCGTTGATTATTCTAGTAGACTGAAACAAATTAATCCCAATGATATGCCAGAATTCTCCTCTATCTTAAAGAATATTAAATCCCATGACCCTGGAATGATAAAGAATTTCTTGGCTCAATTAAGGAACGGATTACCGGTTAATGCAGTGAAAATGTTGAAGAATTTAGAGAAAAATATGGATGAATTTGAGGATAGAGTAAACGCGCTGAGAGATTTATATGAGGAATGGTATTCCCACTCAAAGTTGTCGAGCTTCAACTCCATTCTATTATCTAACTTCTATTCCGCTTTAAGGGTAAAGGATTTGATGAACAGTATAAAGGGGAATAACGACCTGGAATCTCTTAATAAGATTATTGACCTTTACGCAAAGGTAAAGTACTACGATAAATTCCTATCTCTTGCTAGAGAATATCCAATAGCGTATTGTATGAAAATCAAGGGTGGAGGGGCTTACGAAACGACAAATGAAGAAAATATCGAGAAGGAACAGAGAGCAAATAAGGAAAGGAGCACATTCGAGGAATGCAAAGATAAAGTTGATGAAATGATAGCAAAAAAGATATCAGATCTAATTAAATACAGGAACTTTATAATGCACAGCGGGCTGTCTGTGGATACAAAGACCCAAATTAAAAATAATGGAGAAATAGATCAATTGGCAAAAGATGTGGATCTAACAAAAATAGAGAATTCAATTAAATCGATAAGAGAAGAAGTTGACGCTATCATAAAATCCATTGAAAATGATAAAAAATAATTATTAGTGAGCTCGTTATCCTTTATCTTTATACTTTGTGGTGTTTCGCATATTAGGTAGCTTACGCAAGACGGCCTTATCCATACTTTGTGGTGTTTTTCCATCTTACGTTACTTCTTTATATTCTCTTTATATTAACAGACCCCATTGGCGATGTTGCTTACACACCAGCACTCTTTATATTAACGGTAACGTTACAGACCAGATAGCTTTACAAATAATCCCACGAAACACTTCTATCTACTTTGTGGGATGTTTCAAAACTTACGCTACTTCTTTATATTCTCTCTGAAGTAAACGTACGAAATAAGATAGTTTACAAAAATTGCGGGCAGAAAGCTTCGCCTTTTTAAGGGCGGAGAGGAAGTCAGCAATAACCCTCACAGAGCAGAGAAAAGTGATATTAAGTGGCATAGAAGAGAAGATTCGTATAAGGAGAGAACTAAATTTACATAAAAGCGACATTTCGAAAAAACACTAACAAAAAGTTTTTTACCGCTCTCTTCTCTCACATTCTCATGCCTTACTCTTTGCATAGGCTGAAAATTAACGTTTCTGACTTCATCACGGCTGATTACACTGGTAAGTTCGTTAAAGCTGTTCTCGTTAACGCGAATCCAGAATTTGAACAAGTCTTCGAAAATCCCTCTTATCCTACTCCAAAACCCATAAGAATAACTCCACTTCTAAGAGGAGATGACAAATTTCCCTCTGAGGCGATTTACCCTAAAAGCTTCACTAAACCCAACGGCAAAATATCCATAAGCATTGGTGGAGATTACTACTTCCTTGTAGGTTTAAGAGATGACCTATACCAGCAATTCATTTCCGCTTTAGGAAGACTGTTTTCCGGAATATCATTCAAATATGGGGAATTTGATGTAAAGGTGAAGGCAATAGGTTATGAGCAAATTCCGGTGGATTACCCGTTAAACTACAATTCCTTAATAGTTAAGTTTATCTCGCCTACCGTATTTAACGATCCATTTGCCAGATTAGCTGGGCTTAAGCAGTATAAGTTAAAGAGATTCACACCAATCCCTCCCTTTATATTCTCTGTAAACGTTTATGAAATGCTAAGAGAGAAATATAAGAGAAGTATTGTTAGACTAGGCTACGCGTTCTTTGAATCCCATGATAATTTAGAAAACGTGAAGAGAATTTGGTACTACTACAACGGTAACTGGTTACCGGGAATAATTGGCTACGCTAAATTCATAAGAAGAGAAAAAGTCCCCAGAGAAGCTCTAGAAGATTTCGTTAAGATATTTAATCATGCGCAAATAATGGGAGTAGGTACGGGTAGAGGAGCCGGTTTTGGCTATGCAATAATTGAAGTAAAGAGTGATTAAAAGCAGTTTCCATAAAAGCGTGAAATTTACATAACTATAAACGCTTTGTGAAGTGTTTCAAGATCCACATTATTCTTTGAATTCTCATCATGGTAAAAACGTTCAAAACCAGATAATTTATAAATACCCCACAAAGTGGAAAAAATTCAGACAGAAATTCCATTGTTTTAGTTTCTTTGTGTTTTTACGCCATAAGGATTCTAGTTATGAAGATTTGGTTCGTTTTAGTTTCTTTGTGTTTTTACAATTGACGCACTAAAAAATGAAGCGATTCAAACAATAGTTTTAGTTTCTTTGTGTTTTTACTCTTTTTCTCTTTCTCTTTCATGAGATTCATATTGTCGTTTTAGTTTCTTTGTGTTTTTACCTGTAACAATTAAAATGTGGTTAAGGTTCGGCGATGAGTTTTAGTTTCTTTGTGTTTTTACTTCTCACGGCTGGAGCAAACCAAAGACCGCTCAAGTTTTAGTTTCTTTGTGTTTTTACTTGATGAAGTATTGAGTCAGATCATTGAATATTTTAATGTTTTAGTTTCTTTGTGTTTTTACCCTTACGATTATAAATTTTTCTTATCTCATTTAGGTTTTAGTTTCTTTGTGTTTTTACTAATGACTTTTTTGGGATTCAAAAGTAACATTCAAGTTTTAGTTTCTTTGTGTTTTTACAACTGAAGGGCGACAGATGACGCCCATCTGGTTTATGTTTTAGTTTCTTTGTGTTTTTACACACTCATTTAGCTCTGAAGATTGCTAGAGAGAAAGTTTTAGTTTCTTTGTGTTTTTACCGTCCAAGACGCTTTCATCAACATTTTCTAGCAGCTGTTTTAGTTTCTTTGTGTTTTTACACTAACGAATGTGTGAAGGAGAATGAAGGTATTGAGTTTTAGTTTCTTTGTGTTTTTACGAGGAGTTACGCGACGAAGCTCTCTGTGAGATTATTGTTTTAGTTTCTTTGTGTTTTTACATGAAGAAAACTAGCAAGAACGCCGACAAGACTCATTGTTTTAGTTTCTTTGTGTTTTTACATTGCGATTAGTACGGGAAGTGGTGATGACGCGTAGAGTTTTAGTTTCTTTGTGTTTTTACCTTGAGGACTATGCCAAAGAGAAGCTCACAAAGAAAGTTTTAGTTTCTTTGTGTTTTTACGGTTTATCTTATTCATCAGCCCCCGCAGAAACATCTCGTTTTAGTTTCTTTGTGTTTTTACTGAAAAAGTAATAAATAACTTATCGCTTTTCGAGTGTTTTAGTTTCTTTGTGTTTTTACAACTTAAGTGCAACCGCAGATGATGAGTACATTCCGTTTTAGTTTCTTTGTGTTTTTACAACATACTATAAAGAATTCTCAGATCCAGTTTTGTGTTTTAGTTTCTTTGTGTTTTTACCTTTTTCAACGTCGACCATTTTTTCACCTCTGATTATGTTTTAGTTTCTTTGTGTTTTTACTGAATCCCCGAAAAAACAAGAATTAGACAACATTGTTTTAGTTTCTTTGTGTTTTTACATTATCTTTCACAACTATCTCAGCTTTAATTCCATGGTTTTAGTTTCTTTGTGTTTTTACATTTTGTCGCAGATATCGATAAGTTTTTGAAAGAAAGGTTTTAGTTTCTTTGTGTTTTTACGTTCACGTCGTTCATAGTAGTAGAAGGTTGTATAATGTTTTAGTTTCTTTGTGTTTTTACTCCTCTTTAACTCATCAATCAAGGAAGTTAAGAATGGTTTTAGTTTCTTTGTGTTTTTACATGAATCACTTGACCTAAACGTGTTGTTCAAAGAAAAACACAGACTGTTTTAGTTTCTTTGTGTTTTTACACGTCAATATTGACTGTAACACCAACAATAACTACGTTTTAGTTTCTTTGTGTTTTTACTTACCAGAATGATTTTAGATGGGAGAAACTAATATGTTTTAGTTTCTTTGTGTTTTTACGATAAGAATGTGATTACTGTTAAAGAGAACGACAAGTTTTAGTTTCTTTGTGTTTTTACTGTTCCAGATTCTTTATGGGGAGGTGTGCTAAATGTTTTAGTTTCTTTGTGTTTTTACTGGAACTGGAATATCGCCAACACCTATCTCACGGATGTTTTAGTTTCTTTGTGTTTTTACAAATATTGTATATGCTAAGGCAGATGAATTATTAACGTTTTAGTTTCTTTGTGTTTTTACATTGTTGCTTCAGCTTCAAACTCAAAGGGAATTTCAAGTTTTAGTTTCTTTGTGTTTTTACATTGTTGATTGATGAAATTATTAACACTACCAAGGTTTTAGTTTCTTTGTGTTTTTACCTGGCTTCATTTTGCACCCATTTTAAAAAAGTAAAAAGTTTTAGTTTCTTTGCGTTTTTACAAGAACATATCATCAAGAATGCAGATCTACTAATAGTTTTAGTTTCTTTGCGTTTTTACATCGAATGTAAAGGTTGTGAGCAGTTTAGAGTTCTAGTTTTAGTTTCTTTGCGTTTTTACAATATCACCAGATTTAGAGAGTGCCATATATCAATGTTTTAGTTTCTTTGCGTTTTTACTTACGAGAAACTCTTATGAGCGTGATTTCGGTTTCGTTTTAGTTTCTTTGCGTTTTTACATTTTCACATCTCCTTTTGGATCTGGTGCATATATTGTTTTAGTTTCTTTGCGTTTTTACAAGATCTGACATTCAACTGGATTTCTTCCATCATAGTTTTAGTTTCTTTGCGTTTTTACATCCTTGTAACATACAAATTAACATCCTCAACATTGTTTTAGTTTCTTTGCGTTTTTACTATAGACCTGAAGAGTTTGTAGAAGTTCCAGAACATGTTTTAGTTTCTTTGCGTTTTTACATTACATTGCATTATCGTCATGGTGGAACGACAAGTTTTAGTTTCTTTGCGTTTTTACACAAAGGCTAAGGAAAGAGATACAATAAACATCTCATGTTTTAGTTTCTTTGCGTTTTTACCCATATCTAACATTAGTCTATTCACCGCAGATATTCGTTTTAGTTTCTTTGCGTTTTTACAATGACAGTGATCGGTGTCATAACAACGGGCATGAGTTTTAGTTTCTTTGCGTTTTTACAACTATACGGAGAAAAAGAAAATGAGAGAAAAGACGTTTTAGTTTCTTTGCGTTTTTACATTTCAACTTGGACTTGTTCGGACATTTTTTGAGTTTTAGTTTCTTTGCGTTTTTACTACTATGACGCTACCATGTTCAACGTAATATTAAGGTTTTAGTTTCTTTGCGTTTTTACATACATAGTCAGATTAAAGGGACTACAAAGACTAGTATGTTTTAGTTTCTTTGCGTTTTTACCCTTCAGATTCAGATTGAGTTTTTTTTTCGGGGATGTTTTAGTTTCTTTGCGTTTTTACACAATATCCTCCAATCAATGGTGCATCATAAATAAGTTTTAGTTTCTTTGCGTTTTTACACATCAGCTAACGCTGATGCCTGACTCTGAGAATAGTTTTAGTTTCTTTGCGTTTTTACCTGCACTTGGTGAATCTGTATTAAACGCAAATCAGTTTTAGTTTCTTTGCGTTTTTACTGTGGACTACTTTTATTAAATATAAATAAGAAAAAGTTTTAGTTTCTTTGCGTTTTTACGAACTTCTACTGTTGCTATTTCTTAATCTATTTATGTTTTAGTTTCTTTGCGTTTTTACTTTTATGTAGTGTTTATCGATTATACACCACTTGATAGTTTTAGTTTCTTTGCGTTTTTACAACACATTATATCCAACGAAATTGAGCAGAACGAAAGAGTTTTAGTTTCTTTGCGTTTTTACTAGATGAAAGAAATAAATGATAAAAATTCTCATCACGTTTTAGTTTCTTTGCGTTTTTACAATGAGAATATTGTCACCTTGTTTCTGATATGATGTTTTAGTTTCTTTGCGTTTTTACAACAAGCAAAACCGAAATAAGCAGTAGTACCTTTGCTGTTTTAGTTTCTTTGCGTTTTTACGCTAACATCATATCGATTGCTACTGCGTCTTATGCTGTTTTAGTTTCTTTGCGTTTTTACATAC
The nucleotide sequence above comes from Sulfolobus tengchongensis. Encoded proteins:
- a CDS encoding transposase; protein product: MSSEERRYTRDWSKYDENLITRYEMIFPYYVFEHWYELLEEDNKKAKTRPYKAPLMFNQFLAFLYVFFTYREIEGILRALYKMGIIPVYLDYKTIHLRLKNMQLDFNKVKDEVELISDGTGISVEQGGRYIRAKWKKGGKGKFLKIVVHVDANSMKVLKAEVENSEVKSAVKVIKEVSEGGGRVTKFYGDKAYDSNAIYDLVPEVVIPPKRSANVDRASPRRRDTILEYRESPRDWSRKRGYGKRWRVEVVISAVKRMFGDGIRARGVLQGKAALLKFWVYHVMREMADFLVGEVHAVRVA
- a CDS encoding TM1812 family CRISPR-associated protein — protein: MKALFYIAGDISNYSVITYRYNNDSQSTFFAAHALYKIFNTDKVVGLLPDSLISFDQNKFTPDQLKEAYKQLIRDRANELKYNSHEIEDFLQKLEIYVIPNTGIGSALELEIKEDNKAVIKRDENNRLKRTSYSENRNPVFIFNVIYSIFKKYHDKGYEIILDLTHGTNVLVGISLALASMFNSKVYAAPVMGPPGTQKEVNIVELTDVIEAMRNSIMIEESIMNVDERYFVDYSSRLKQINPNDMPEFSSILKNIKSHDPGMIKNFLAQLRNGLPVNAVKMLKNLEKNMDEFEDRVNALRDLYEEWYSHSKLSSFNSILLSNFYSALRVKDLMNSIKGNNDLESLNKIIDLYAKVKYYDKFLSLAREYPIAYCMKIKGGGAYETTNEENIEKEQRANKERSTFEECKDKVDEMIAKKISDLIKYRNFIMHSGLSVDTKTQIKNNGEIDQLAKDVDLTKIENSIKSIREEVDAIIKSIENDKK
- the cas6 gene encoding CRISPR system precrRNA processing endoribonuclease RAMP protein Cas6; this encodes MPYSLHRLKINVSDFITADYTGKFVKAVLVNANPEFEQVFENPSYPTPKPIRITPLLRGDDKFPSEAIYPKSFTKPNGKISISIGGDYYFLVGLRDDLYQQFISALGRLFSGISFKYGEFDVKVKAIGYEQIPVDYPLNYNSLIVKFISPTVFNDPFARLAGLKQYKLKRFTPIPPFIFSVNVYEMLREKYKRSIVRLGYAFFESHDNLENVKRIWYYYNGNWLPGIIGYAKFIRREKVPREALEDFVKIFNHAQIMGVGTGRGAGFGYAIIEVKSD